CTAAGCCCCAATATCTTCGAGGTCAAGATGCCCCGGGATCGCCGGGCGGCGAGCGGGTCGGAAGGCGTGTGCAGATGCAGCGAGCGGGTGCAAATCAACCGCTCGCCTGCCGCATGACGTCGGCGGCGCGGTCTGAGTCGTGTTCCAGTTCAACCTGTGACAGGTGCTCAGCGGCTCGGTCAGCTCAAGCAGCGGTGGAGGCCTCCAAACACCATGGCCGCATGTTCCTGAAAATGCTCGGCGGTCTTAAGCTTGGCGAAGCTATCCGTCGCCGGCGGCGTGGAAAGTCCACCGGCATCGTCTTTAAACCTCGGGAAACGGCGTCATTCCCCAACCGGCCTCACTCCCCGCCGACCAGAACCTTGATAGCGTTCTAAAGTGGAGACGGGTGCAGATCTTTTGCTTCTTGTTCCCAAGCTCCAGCTTGGGAACACAACTGTGCAGAAGCTCCAGCTTCGGTGAGGCCGTTCCCAAGCCAAAGCTTGGGAACGAGGGGATAGACCACTTCGAGATCCTGGCGAACTCCCTAGAAAGACAGCGCGTTTCAGCTGTAGCAGGAGGGAAGCTGGAGCTTCCCGGGCGGGGCGTTCCCAAGCTGGAGCTTGGGAACGAGGGAAAAAAAATCCCCCTCTCCCCCCTCTCCTTAATCCCCTCCCACCAGGGGAGGGGAAATAGAATTTGGCATCAAATATTAGGTCTATTATTTTCTACGCTACCAGAACCTTGATGCGCACCTTTCGGGTCCTCGGCCCATCGAATTCACAAAGAAAGATCCGCTGCCAGGTTCCAAGAAGCGGACGACCGTTTTCCACGATCACCTGAACCGAGGTACCGATAAGCGATGTCTTGATGTGCGCGGCCGCATTTCCTTCCACATGCTTGTAGCCGGCACGCCAAGGAACCAGCCGTTCCAGGGAATCGATCACGTCTTCCATCACCGCAGGGTCCGCCCCTTCGTTAATGGTGATTGCCGCGGTGGTATGCGGCACGTAAATCAGGCAGACGCCCTCTTTCACGCCTCGTTCCTGAATCTTCCTGGAAACCATATCGGTGATGTCGACGGCCCCGCTGTGAGCGGTAGTCGTCACTTGAAGGATATCCAGCACGATGACCTCCTCTTATCGATTCGCCGGTATCAGCCAACACATCCCGGCTTCCGGACCGCCATCTCAGCCATCACCGGGAAAAGCCCCGCGGCAGGATGATACCGGACTCCGTTCGTTCCAGGACCAACTGGCCCTCACCCTCACCTTCACCTTCACCCATACATTCGTCCTCCAAGCATCCCACTTCCTCCCCGAAATGCAAGACCAAAGCCGTCTCTACGATGAGCCTCAGCAGCTTGTTGTCGCTGGGGCGGGAAGCGTGCCGCACGTAACGAGCCAGAGCCAAGGCATCCGAAGCTTTCTCCAAATCGCCGCGAAGCCTCCAGTAGAGGGCCACTTCCTCGAGGTGCACTTCGACCACTCGAGCTTTCCCCCCGCCGAATAACACATCCGTCGCCCTGGCAATGATCCCGTCCACAAGCTCGTTCTGTACCTCTTCCGAGACGATAAGAACCGAATTATCGACGGCTTTTATCTCGTTCCAGAAGGGCTCAACGGTGTCGCGGTCAAAAGCGGTCGAGTAGACCCCTAAAGGCAACAGTCTCTTGGTGTTACTAAAGAGCGTGCTCACCTCCGGCAATCGGTCTTCGAGGTCCCTTGTCATCTCCCCAACGAACGTGTCCTCTTCCGAGGAAACCCGGTAAGGTTTGAGAAGCCTTTGCAGCTGGATTCCATGATCGCCCTGCATGACGTCCGGCCTCAGGTCCATGGCATCGAACAGGAAGCGACTCCCATGAGAAACGGGAATGGGCACAGGCAGTCCGTGACCGGAACCTTCAAGACCTCGAATCAATTCTCTGTACCCTTTCCGAGAACCTTCCACAACCTGGACGTATTCGATCAAGCAAGGACTCGACAGCAGGACGGTGCCCAGCATCCAGACGTTCGAATCAGGCAACGGAGCTCGCACCAACACGAACAAAGAACCCCGAGGGGTAGCGGCCAGGTACGCTTCGGGCCGGCGCTTTTCGCCGGGTACCAGGACGACCGGCCGCTGTCCCGCCTCTTCCGACCCCGTCGCAAGCTTCCCGAAACCCCGCTGCCGGAACCGGTATTCCGCCTGCTTCATCACCCGCAGACATTGCCCCCCGCTCACCAGGTCCCTTAAAGCCAGGTGGACCCGGAATCCTACAGCCGTTCCCTCCTGGCTCAACCGGTCCACAAGCGCGGCCACCATGGCTTCACGTCCCGCCAGGATCTGTCGCAACGTGAGAAGGTAGTTGTCGAGACTCCGTCCCTCCGGATCCTGCACCCGAAGGCGATCCAGAAGCATCTCCAGTTCCTGCTGCTCCGGTTCCGAAAGATCGATGGTTCGCTTCTTAGGTTTGTTGGATTTCGATTTCCGAGTCATGATCTTCTTGTACTCCAAAAAGAAAACCCCAGAACCTGCAGGAGCTTCCGGGGCTTCGAAGTCAGGAGCGAGCCGGTTCTATGCGCCTTCCTTGGGCTCGATGATGAGCGAATCCGCCACCAGCTCCCTTTTGCTTCTTGTTCCCAAGCTCCAGCTTGGGAACGAGAGGAATTCTATTTCCCCTCCCCTTGTGGGAGGGGATTAAGGGGAGGGGAATGTAACTCATTGACCTTCATTGCTTTTATCACCCTCACCCCAACCCTCTCCCATCAAGGGAGAGGGGGATTCCCCACGTTCCCAAGCTCTGGCTTGGGAACAAGGTGGAATTCTATTTCCCCTCCCCTTGTGGGAGGGGATTAAGGGGAGGGGAATGTAACTCATTGATCTTCATTGCTTTTATCACCCTCACCCCAACCCTCTCCCATCAAGGGAGAGGGGGTTTCCCCTCCCCTTGTGGGAGGGGATTAAGGGGAGGGGGGAGAGGGGGATTTTTTTGACCTTCTTTAACCTTTTTGCTTAAGGTCTCCACTTTAGAACGCTACCAATGACTTTGCAGACACAGTCTAGTACTCACCGGGGAGCGTCGAAAGCTTCGCCATGGAAAAGACGGGGCCGTCCTTACAGACGTATTCGGGCCCGATGTTGCATCGCCCGCACATCCCGATCCCGCACTTCATCCGCATCTCCAGGCTGGTAATGATCCGCTCCGGCGGGAAGCCCAGTTCCGCCAACACCGGCAAGGTGAACTTGATCATGATGGGCGGACCGCACACGATGGCGAAGGCGTTTTCCGAACCGGGCGCCTTTTCCTTGGTGACCGCCGGCACGAACCCCACGTTGTATTTCCAGTCGGGATCGTCGGTGGCGTCCACGGTGATGTGCATGGTGATGTCGTCCCGCTGTTCCCAGGCCACCAGCTCGTCCTTGTAGAGCAGGAGTCCCGGGTTCCGCGCACCGTAAACCACCGTAATGTCGCCGAAACGGGACCGGTTTTCCGAGTGCAGCATGTAGACGATGGATGAACGCAGCGTGGTGAAGGCGAAACCACCGCCGATGATCACCACGTTCTTTCCCTTCATCTCATCCCAAGGATACCAGTTTCCCAGCGGCCCCCGGACACCCATGATTTCCCCGGCCTTCATGTTGTGCAGGTGAGTGGTCACCTTGCCCACGCGGTTCACCGTGAAAAGCAGGTACCCCTTCTCCGTGGGAGAAGACGCGATGCCGATGGGTACCTCGCCCTGGCCGGCCACGGAAAGCTCCGCGAACTGACCCGGTATGTATTGAAACGCCGCCTCGTCTTCCGAACGGAGAAAGACAAGCTTAAAGGTTTTCAGGTTACGATCTTCCGTTTCGGTCACGATCGCTTCGATCCGGACCGGGCTGGGTCGATACGGGTTGATCACAGGATACCTCCCAAACACGTTATGGAAAAGACCGTTGTCTCATGGCCGAACCGCTCTGGAATCGGACCGTCAGGCGGGACACACACAGCTCGCCGTCATCATGGACACCACCCGGCGGATATCAATGTTGACCGGGCAAAACTGGACGCAGCGGCCGCAACCGACACAGGCCGGACCGTTACCGTATTTATCGATATAATATTTAAATTTGTGCATGAACCGCTGCCGCACCCGCTGCAGCTTCTGAGGTCTCGGATTGTGGCCGGACCCGTGCAGCGTAAAGAGCGGAAACATACAGGAGTCCCAAAGGCGCAGACGCAGGCCTCGGTCCCCGTACACTTCGTCTTGGATGTCGAAGCACCAGCATGTAGGACAGAGAAAGGTGCAGGTCCCACAGTTGATGCAGGCGAACTCGATTTCGTCCCAAAACGCTTGGTTGAACAATTCATTGGTCTCCCGCTCGGCGAGCGGCGCCGTATCGAAAGGCCGGCTGATACGCTTTTCGGCCCTTTCCTTGATCTGCGCCACTTCTTGTTCGAGAGCCTCGGTCACCGGTTCCCCGGAATGCCAGGCACCGAGCAGGCCCTTTCCGGCGTCCGTTACGGCTTCCGCCACAAAACCGTCGGCGGTCTTCACCAGCAGTACATCCAACGCCGAAGGATCCGCCGGGCCCGTTCCCACCGCCGTGCAAAAACAGGTTTCACACGGTTCGTTGCAGGCCAGCCCCACAAGCAACGTCCCTCGACGGCGCCCCACCCACCACGGGTCCTTGAATTCCCGGGTGTCGAAATTCACGTCCAGGAGCTGAAACGCCTTGGCGTCGCACGGCCGGATCCCCAAGATCAAGCGTCCGTCCATCTCTTTCGGAATTTCTTTGAGGATCCCCGCCTCCGGATCGTCTTTGGCCAAGGAAAAACTGAACATCCGCTCCGCCTGCGGATGCATCAGGCACTTCGGGGAAAGCCGGGTGTTTTTGAAATCCAGATCCAGGGCACCCGGTTCCTCGATCCTTTCGAACTGGTGGTACGGCCCCTTGTTGACCGGCCCGAACACTCGGTAATGGGCGATCAGGTGGTCCACAAAATCCGAGAATCGATCGCTGTCCAGGAAAATCTTCGCCATGAGACCATCCTCGATACGCGTCAACGTCTATTTAATGATGAAGGGCTCGGGATCGTCGGGCCGATATGCGTCCAGCGGCGGCCGTTCATCCTGGACCACTCCCGCTTCGTAGCCATAGAGTTCCAATATGTCCTTTTCCAGCTTCTTGGTGAACTGACGCACCCGGATCCCCATCGGACAGGCCCGTTCACAGGCCCCGCAGTCCGTGCACCGGCCCGCCACGTGAAAGGCCCGAAGAAGGTGAAAGGTTCGAGTGTCCGTTGGGTCGATGGTTTTCCCCATCCATTGCGGGCGGGACTCATCGACAAAGCACGTGGGACAGTAACACACCGGGCAGGCGTTCCGGCAGGCGTAGCAACGGATGCACGGAGCAATAAGCTCTTCGAAATACCGCCATTTCGCTTCCGGATCCAGGGCTTCCACGCGCCGGACGTCCTCGTACCGGTCGACATTCGTCTGTTCCGCCACCAGATCTCCCAGCAGTTCGTCGTAGATCACCGGGTTGCGATGGGTGCAGATGGCGCAGTTATCCTGGAGATAGTCTTTGCGAGGGAGCGCGAGGTCCCAGCCGCGCCCGGAAACCTTGATCTCATCGGCCGTTTCCTCCACATGGAGCGGCTCCCGCCCGTCGCACGCCGCCAGAATCCTTCGACGATCAATCATCCCTTGGCACGGCGCTCCGAGCACATAGACCTGTTCCCGCTCGATCTGGTGTTCAAGAAGGTGCACGACGATGTTCCGGCTGTCGCAGCCCTTGGCCACCACCGCCACCCGGTCCGGACGCTTCACCAGATAGTTGGCCAGGTTGATCCCGCAATTCCCGTCCCACCACAGCTGGTTTACATGCTCCACGTGCCGGATGAAAGCGGGCTCGTTCATGAGCGGGATCGTCCCCTTGCGAAACCCGATCACGCCGTCCACCCGCTTTTCCGAAAGCAACCGGTGAGCCGCCTCCCGTATCCGTTCCGTGTAGTTGAACATCTATGCCACCTCAGCTTCCTTTTTCACGAAATGCGTGGCCGGCCCCACAGCTTTCACGGCTTCAACCACATCGGTTGCGGTCTTTGCGAATTTGGACCCTTCCGCCGAAGATATCCAGGAAAAATGGAGCCGCCCGGGTTCGATCCCCGTGTGCTCGAGAAGCGTCTTCAGCAGGGCGAATTTTCGCCTCGCGTAGTAATTGCCTTCTATGTAATGGCAGTCTCCGGGATGACACCCGGAAACCCATACTCCATCGGCCCCATGACGAAACGCCGCCAGGATGAACTTGGGGTTGATCCGACCCGAACAGGGGACCCGGATCACCCGGATGTTCACCGGATACTGCAGCCGGCTCACGCCCGCCAGGTCCGCCGCGCCGTAGGAACACCAATTACAAAGGAATGCCACGATTTTCGGTTCCCACTCAGCCATCGGTTCCACTCCCTCATGAGCCTTTGACGCCCCCCACGCCGCCTTCAGCCTGGGGCTTCTCGCGTCTATTCCCGCTGAAAGTCCGCTCTTTCACACGTCAGACACTCTCGATCATGGAAAAGATCTGCGCATCGTCGAAACCCTGGAGCCGGATCGCCCCCGATCGGCACGACGCGACGCAGAGCCCGCAGCCCTTGCAGAGCGCCGGGTTGATTTCCGCCTTGCCTTTGTCGTTGAACCGCGGTGCCGAATAGGGACAGATGTTCACGCAGGTCCCGCAGCCGCTGCAAAGGATTGGACTGGTCTGAGCGACGTTGCCGCTGAAACGGACGGTATCCCGGGCGAGAAACGTGGACGCCCGGGCCGCGGCCGCCTGAGCCTGCGCCACGCTCTCGTCGATGGGCTTTGGATAGTGCGCCAGGCCGCAGAGGAACACCCCGTCGGTAGCGAAATCCACCGGCCGCAGTTTGGCGTGGGCTTCGATCAGGAAGCCTTCTTCGTTGATGGGAACCTTGAAAAGCTGAGCCAATGCCTCGTCGGCGTTGGGAAGGATGGCGGTCGCCAGCGTCAGCAGGTCCGGCTGGAGCACGATCGGGCGCCGCAGCACGTGATCCATCACCGTCACCTGAAGCCTCCCGTCCACTACTTCGACTTTGGGTTTGCTTTCCAGTTCGTAGCGGATGAACAACACTCCCGCCCGGCGCGCCTCCATGTACAGCTTTTCCCGTTCGCCGTAGCTTCGCATGTCGCGGTAGAGGACATAGACATCGCTTTCGGGATTTCGGCGCTTTAGTTCGAGTGCGCTCTGAAGCGAATGGGTGCAGCACACCCGGCTGCAGTAAGGCCGCTCCGGTTCCCGGGATCCCACGCACTGGATGAAGACCGCGGTCGATACTTCACGAAGCTTCGGGTCGTCTTCACGGAACCTTCGGTCCAGTTCCTGGTGGGTAAGAATCCTTGGATCCTGACCGTAAAGGTATTCAGAAGGCTGGAATTCCCGGCCGCCCGTCGCCACGATGGCGACACCGTGTTCCACCTCGCACGGCCCGTCGCTGGTTTCGATAACCGTCTTGAAATTTCCGACGAAGCCTTCCACTTTGGCAACGCAGCTCGAAAGATGAACCGTGATCAGGGGATGTGCTTTGACCGCTGCGGAAAGCTCCTGGACGTAGGCGGAAACGTCTTCCCCTTGCCACGTCCGGTATAGGTTCAACGCTTGGCCTCCGAGAACATCGCTTCGCTCCACCAGTTCCACCGGGTATCCCTGGTCCGCGAGCGCCCTCGCCGCCACCATACCCGCGATGCCGCCGCCGATCACCAGGGCCCGCCGTGTCACCGATAGTTCCGGTTCGGAAAGCGGCTCCAGTAGAACCACCTTCGAAACC
This is a stretch of genomic DNA from Desulfoglaeba alkanexedens ALDC. It encodes these proteins:
- a CDS encoding secondary thiamine-phosphate synthase enzyme YjbQ, producing the protein MLDILQVTTTAHSGAVDITDMVSRKIQERGVKEGVCLIYVPHTTAAITINEGADPAVMEDVIDSLERLVPWRAGYKHVEGNAAAHIKTSLIGTSVQVIVENGRPLLGTWQRIFLCEFDGPRTRKVRIKVLVA
- a CDS encoding FAD/NAD(P)-binding protein translates to MINPYRPSPVRIEAIVTETEDRNLKTFKLVFLRSEDEAAFQYIPGQFAELSVAGQGEVPIGIASSPTEKGYLLFTVNRVGKVTTHLHNMKAGEIMGVRGPLGNWYPWDEMKGKNVVIIGGGFAFTTLRSSIVYMLHSENRSRFGDITVVYGARNPGLLLYKDELVAWEQRDDITMHITVDATDDPDWKYNVGFVPAVTKEKAPGSENAFAIVCGPPIMIKFTLPVLAELGFPPERIITSLEMRMKCGIGMCGRCNIGPEYVCKDGPVFSMAKLSTLPGEY
- a CDS encoding 4Fe-4S dicluster domain-containing protein — its product is MAKIFLDSDRFSDFVDHLIAHYRVFGPVNKGPYHQFERIEEPGALDLDFKNTRLSPKCLMHPQAERMFSFSLAKDDPEAGILKEIPKEMDGRLILGIRPCDAKAFQLLDVNFDTREFKDPWWVGRRRGTLLVGLACNEPCETCFCTAVGTGPADPSALDVLLVKTADGFVAEAVTDAGKGLLGAWHSGEPVTEALEQEVAQIKERAEKRISRPFDTAPLAERETNELFNQAFWDEIEFACINCGTCTFLCPTCWCFDIQDEVYGDRGLRLRLWDSCMFPLFTLHGSGHNPRPQKLQRVRQRFMHKFKYYIDKYGNGPACVGCGRCVQFCPVNIDIRRVVSMMTASCVCPA
- a CDS encoding 4Fe-4S dicluster domain-containing protein, whose translation is MFNYTERIREAAHRLLSEKRVDGVIGFRKGTIPLMNEPAFIRHVEHVNQLWWDGNCGINLANYLVKRPDRVAVVAKGCDSRNIVVHLLEHQIEREQVYVLGAPCQGMIDRRRILAACDGREPLHVEETADEIKVSGRGWDLALPRKDYLQDNCAICTHRNPVIYDELLGDLVAEQTNVDRYEDVRRVEALDPEAKWRYFEELIAPCIRCYACRNACPVCYCPTCFVDESRPQWMGKTIDPTDTRTFHLLRAFHVAGRCTDCGACERACPMGIRVRQFTKKLEKDILELYGYEAGVVQDERPPLDAYRPDDPEPFIIK
- a CDS encoding hydrogenase iron-sulfur subunit, which produces MAEWEPKIVAFLCNWCSYGAADLAGVSRLQYPVNIRVIRVPCSGRINPKFILAAFRHGADGVWVSGCHPGDCHYIEGNYYARRKFALLKTLLEHTGIEPGRLHFSWISSAEGSKFAKTATDVVEAVKAVGPATHFVKKEAEVA
- a CDS encoding CoB--CoM heterodisulfide reductase iron-sulfur subunit A family protein, translated to MEASAAAAAVGSLLAPARGTLVREKETPAQRNVYGEPPRVGVFVCHCGINISGVVDVKAVRDYAKTLPYVEYVADNLYTCSQDTQEILKDAIREHRLNRIVVAACTPRTHEPLFQETLEEAGLNKYLFEMANIRNQDSWVHGFDPARATEKAKDLVRMAVSKVVLLEPLSEPELSVTRRALVIGGGIAGMVAARALADQGYPVELVERSDVLGGQALNLYRTWQGEDVSAYVQELSAAVKAHPLITVHLSSCVAKVEGFVGNFKTVIETSDGPCEVEHGVAIVATGGREFQPSEYLYGQDPRILTHQELDRRFREDDPKLREVSTAVFIQCVGSREPERPYCSRVCCTHSLQSALELKRRNPESDVYVLYRDMRSYGEREKLYMEARRAGVLFIRYELESKPKVEVVDGRLQVTVMDHVLRRPIVLQPDLLTLATAILPNADEALAQLFKVPINEEGFLIEAHAKLRPVDFATDGVFLCGLAHYPKPIDESVAQAQAAAARASTFLARDTVRFSGNVAQTSPILCSGCGTCVNICPYSAPRFNDKGKAEINPALCKGCGLCVASCRSGAIRLQGFDDAQIFSMIESV